The proteins below are encoded in one region of Rana temporaria chromosome 2, aRanTem1.1, whole genome shotgun sequence:
- the LOC120928762 gene encoding olfactory receptor 52K1-like, whose product MELTNLLRLSPDQNISLSFSEFILYPFPGVTNHRQILVLPFFSIYIAIVVLNFVISYTVWWQKSLHNPMYVLIALLLALNIVGTTAVVPLMIQSLLGQNKVPFSGCLSQMFFVYSTTLFKSVVLLLMAFDRYIAICRPLRYHNIINRSSLIQAWMVGLARNSLLVLLVVFLASRAQYCKSNIILNFVCEYGVLLSLACGEVFKIQMVGVMVRMGVTLSDVTILLVFYVKVLRVALKIAASSARGKALNTCGNHLLVALTVYLCGILSSIFYKVEDSVSYDFQNLSSAIYFLFPAIANPVIYGLRVTEIKDCLMKPWKKKSSGSLNNV is encoded by the coding sequence ATGGAACTCACCAACCTGCTGAGACTAAGTCCAGATCAGAACATCTCCCTTTCCTTCAGCGAGTTCATCCTGTACCCATTTCCTGGAGTAACCAATCACAGACAGATCCTGGTCCTCCCATTCTTCTCCATCTACATCGCCATTGTTGTCCTGAACTTTGTTATTTCTTACACGGTGTGGTGGCAGAAGAGTCTGCACAACCCCATGTATGTTCTGATTGCTCTTCTTCTGGCCCTAAATATCGTCGGCACCACCGCGGTGGTTCCCCTGATGATACAGAGCTTGTTGGGACAAAACAAGGTTCCCTTCTCAGGCTGTCTGTCCCAGATGTTCTTCGTCTACTCTACTACCTTGTTCAAGTCCGTTGTGCTCCTGTTAATGGCCTTTGACCGGTATATAGCGATCTGTAGACCACTACGCTACCACAACATTATCAACCGGAGCTCTCTGATCCAGGCGTGGATGGTTGGGTTGGCTAGGAATAGTCTTCTTGTGTTACTAGTTGTTTTTCTGGCGTCAAGAGCTCAGTACTGCAAATCCAACATCATCCTGAACTTCGTCTGCGAATACGGGGTCCTTCTCAGCTTGGCCTGCGGAGAAGTCTTCAAAATCCAGATGGTGGGTGTGATGGTGAGGATGGGGGTCACCTTATCTGATGTCACCATTCTCTTGGTCTTCTATGTGAAAGTTCTCAGGGTGGCCCTGAAGATCGCAGCCAGTAGCGCGCGGGGCAAAGCCTTGAACACGTGTGGGAACCATCTGCTTGTAGCTCTTACTGTTTATTTATGTGGGATTTTGTCTTCCATCTTCTACAAGGTAGAGGACTCCGTTTCGTATGACTTTCAGAACCTCTCCAGTGCCATCTACTTCCTGTTTCCGGCCATAGCCAACCCAGTTATTTATGGGTTGAGGGTTACTGAAATTAAAGACTGTTTGATGAAGCCCTGGAAAAAGAAATCTTCAGGAAGTTTAAATAATGTCTGA
- the LOC120928769 gene encoding olfactory receptor 52K1-like: MMYTLISLLLVVNLSCTNTVLPPFLVSLVLAEYQISLGGCLVQMFFIYLSVAMESAVVLLMAFDRHMAICRPLRYQEIVTKRLLAQLALLCVIRSIALVCPIVISVSKVHFCGSNIIEGFACENMVLLKLGCGDISKINITGLVLRVFVSALDGSLILISYLDILRTTMKTVKGQAIRKALNTCGTHLIVAVLIYTCGLLSSIVYRTGTAVPANGQNLVSAIYFLFPAAVNPIIYGLRVKEIRICLVRAYERRKFHGPTGPNPTNLVQSAESVLGEVKK, translated from the coding sequence ATGATGTACACcctgatctctctcctcctcgtgGTGAACCTCTCTTGTACAAACACCGTCCTGCCTCCATTCCTGGTGAGCCTGGTCCTCGCCGAGTATCAGATCTCTCTGGGCGGTTGCCTGGTCCAGATGTTCTTCATCTACCTATCAGTGGCTATGGAGTCAGCGGTGGTTCTGCTGATGGCCTTTGATCGGCATATGGCGATCTGCAGACCTCTTCGCTACCAGGAGATCGTGACCAAGCGGCTTTTGGCACAGCTGGCCCTCCTTTGTGTGATCAGAAGCATCGCCCTTGTGTGCCCCATAGTCATATCTGTCTCCAAAGTTCACTTCTGTGGCTCCAACATCATCGAGGGCTTCGCCTGTGAAAATATGGTGCTGCTGAAGCTCGGATGTGGCGACATCTCCAAGATCAACATCACTGGCCTGGTGCTCAGGGTCTTCGTCTCGGCGTTGGACGGGAGCCTCATCCTCATATCGTACTTGGACATTCTCCGTACCACGATGAAGACCGTGAAAGGACAAGCTATACGAAAGGCCTTGAACACGTGTGGCACTCACCTGATTGTGGCCGTACTCATCTACACTTGTGGCTTGCTGTCCTCCATTGTCTACCGGACGGGCACAGCCGTTCCCGCCAATGGGCAAAACCTAGTTAGCGCAATCTACTTCCTTTTCCCTGCCGCTGTGAACCCAATCATCTATGGGCTGAGGGTGAAGGAGATAAGGATTTGCTTAGTGAGAGCTTATGAAAGAAGGAAATTCCACGGACCAACCGGGCCCAACCCAACAAATCTCGTACAAAGTGCCGAATCTGTTCTCGGTGAAGTGAAAAAATAA